The Montipora capricornis isolate CH-2021 chromosome 1, ASM3666992v2, whole genome shotgun sequence genome contains a region encoding:
- the LOC138059111 gene encoding uncharacterized protein → MREAIPVDKRVAASLWRLATGECYRSCGLMMGLAKPTVISCCHEFVQELCNFQNEIITFPSARADVIKKVQGFSMKSKVPNVVAVIDGSHIPIKVPLINHEDYFNRKYFYSCLVQGVVDYTGLFLSVAAGFPGSLHDARMLRLTDFYWAAEDEDILMEPTLDLGGTIIRPLVVADSAYPLKTWLLPVLKDNGALTEDQKKFNKELSKARIISEHAFGLIKGKWRVLLKRLDEDHKRIPDTIVACCVLHNICIMRNEEFDGGHDDSDEDENHSDVGTPTQAARGVLQAVIEHVASQ, encoded by the coding sequence ATGCGCGAGGCTATTCCAGTGGACAAGCGAGTGGCTGCTAGTTTATGGCGTTTAGCAACCGGCGAGTGCTACCGATCCTGTGGATTAATGATGGGACTAGCGAAACCTACGGTAATTAGCTGCTGCCACGAATTTGTGCAAGAACTCTGCAACTTTCAAAACGAAATCATAACGTTCCCTTCTGCAAGAGCAGATGTCATAAAAAAAGTCCAAGGATTTTCCATGAAGAGCAAGGTTCCAAATGTAGTTGCGGTGATTGACGGAAGTCACATACCAATCAAAGTACCACTAATCAATCACGAGGATTATTTCAACCGCAAATATTTCTATAGCTGCCTTGTTCAAGGGGTAGTGGATTATACAGGACTATTTTTATCCGTTGCAGCAGGATTCCCTGGAAGCCTGCATGATGCCCGAATGTTGCGCTTAACTGACTTTTACTGGGCAGCAGAAGATGAAGACATTCTCATGGAGCCTACCCTTGATTTAGGAGGTACCATAATTCGCCCCCTTGTGGTTGCAGACTCTGCCTACCCCCTAAAGACCTGGCTTCTACCAGTACTTAAAGATAATGGTGCCCTTACTGAAGATCAGAAAAAGTTCAATAAGGAACTTTCTAAAGCACGAATAATTTCTGAACATGCATTTGGCCTGATTAAAGGGAAATGGAGAGTTTTACTGAAACGCCTAGACGAGGACCACAAGAGAATTCCGGACACAATCGTTGCATGTTGTGTTTTACACAACATCTGCATCATGAGAAATGAGGAATTTGATGGAGGCCACGATGATAGTGATGAGGATGAAAATCACAGTGATGTTGGTACACCCACACAAGCTGCTAGAGGTGTGCTACAAGCTGTTATTGAACACGTTGCAAGCCAGTGA
- the LOC138059105 gene encoding uncharacterized protein produces MKLLNKTEQIAHLQGRNSDMAIQEMLTGYLSTPHPATGVTPDEALMNRHVRTKLHYQTTEDRVESTRDTVINRRDAEYKEKIKVNAQNKTKEHNFITGDHVLLKRRKANKWATAFEAAFYIVTRVDGASIAARRDVYQDSSRFKLANALIGDDSDQEIKCQGTELNHADWRQGILMNAGSHAEAEETTSRPEPTAERANSNPETSKVPKAQEPGARPKRDRQRPRYLEDYVV; encoded by the coding sequence ATGAAGTTGTTAAACAAGACAGAGCAGATCGCCCATCTTCAGGGACGAAACAGTGACATGGCCATCCAAGAAATGCTGACAGGCTATCTTTCAACCCCACACCCGGCAACAGGAGTAACTCCGGACGAAGCCCTTATGAACAGACATGTAAGAACTAAGCTACACTATCAGACCACAGAGGACAGGGTGGAGAGCACCCGTGACACAGTCATCAACAGGCGAGATGcagaatacaaagaaaaaattaaagtgaATGCTCAAAATAAGACCAAGGAGCACAACTTCATCACTGGAGATCATGTTCTACTGAAAAGGAGAAAGGCAAACAAGTGGGCAACAGCCTTTGAAGCAGCATTCTACATTGTAACTCGGGTAGACGGTGCAAGCATAGCTGCAAGGAGAGATGTGTACCAAGACTCAAGTCGGTTCAAGCTTGCCAACGCGCTGATAGGAGATGATTCCGACCAGGAGATCAAATGCCAAGGGACAGAGTTAAACCATGCAGACTGGAGACAAGGGATCCTCATGAATGCAGGAAGTCACGCAGAAGCAGAGGAAACAACATCAAGACCAGAACCAACGGCTGAAAGGGCTAATAGCAACCCTGAAACAAGCAAAGTACCAAAGGCACAGGAGCCTGGAGCTAGACCAAAACGAGACCGACAGCGACCGCGTTATCTTGAGGACTATGTTGTTTAA